CGTGCGTCCGAACCGCATCCATGTGCAACAGCCAGTTGCGGGCCGGGGCCGCCCCGATGTTCACGGGCAGGGTCACCACCGTGAACCGACCCGCTCCCCATTGGTCGGCAAACCGCGATTCCCATCCGGCCAAAACCTCGCCTGTGCAGTCAGTGGACCCGTTGTCCAACACAAAAACCGACGCATCGCCGAGATCTGATGCCAAAAGCGAAGCCAGGGTCGCGTCCAGTTCGTCCGCCTTGTTCCAGGAATAGAGCAGGATCGCCGCAGAACCCGGCACCGGCTGCCGCGCCTTTGCCACGCCCTTGAACAGATCATGGGCACGCAAGGCCAGGCTCACGTCCCAGGGTCTCTGCCTCAACGTTGCAAGCAGTTGCCCGACATTCGGATCAGCTTTTGGAGAAAAATACGTTTTTGCCACAGACTTTGCAGGATAAATTACTTTTTCGACACCTGAAACAGTGTCGAAATCAAGAACTTCGGAAACAAAAACAGAGTCGCCCTCAACCGATCCGACCATCATTGCTTGCTCACGCCAAAACAAATTGTCGGGCTGTTCTGCCACAGCCTGCCGCAAAAACCGGCTTATTTCCGAGTACTCACGCCCGGCCAGAAGATGCAAAAACGCCTCAAGGTCATCCGGTCGGCGCCAGTGGACGGCCAGGGCGTTCAGTCTGTCCAGGGTCTCCGGGGTCAAAAGTGGTCGGGCCGGGCCCGAGGCCAGGAGTTCCCGAGCCACCCCCCCGTCAAGGGGGTGCTCCCTGACCACGTTATGCAGGGCGTCGGCAGCCACGGGCACGAGCGCCGCAGCGCCCGAACGCAAACACCAGTCCGCCACGTCGAGAAGATGGCCCTTGCCGGTGAACCCCAGGCGCAGCTTGACCTTGAGTTCTTCCGGCAGGGATCGCCAGAATCCGGTCAGAGAATCAGTGTCGGCCCTGGTCATCCTGATGTTCCTCCGCGCCCGTACAGGAGGCCACGGTCTCCACCGGTAGCGGCTCAAACAGGGTTTCACCCATATAGACGCGCATGAGATTGCGCCCCTTGGCTTCAGGGGTGAGCAGCGTGCGCACCACCTTGCGCCCTGCGCAACCCATGTCGAAGCGCTTACCCGGGTCCTCGGCCAGAACGAGCATCTTCTCTGCCAGACAAGCGCTGTCCTCCGAATCGCACAGATAGCCGTTGACGCCGTCACGGACCACTTCGGGAATGCCGCCCACGCGGGTGCAGACCGCAGGCACGCCCAGATCAAACCCT
This region of Pseudodesulfovibrio sp. S3 genomic DNA includes:
- a CDS encoding glycosyltransferase family A protein, which translates into the protein MTRADTDSLTGFWRSLPEELKVKLRLGFTGKGHLLDVADWCLRSGAAALVPVAADALHNVVREHPLDGGVARELLASGPARPLLTPETLDRLNALAVHWRRPDDLEAFLHLLAGREYSEISRFLRQAVAEQPDNLFWREQAMMVGSVEGDSVFVSEVLDFDTVSGVEKVIYPAKSVAKTYFSPKADPNVGQLLATLRQRPWDVSLALRAHDLFKGVAKARQPVPGSAAILLYSWNKADELDATLASLLASDLGDASVFVLDNGSTDCTGEVLAGWESRFADQWGAGRFTVVTLPVNIGAAPARNWLLHMDAVRTHEFVCYLDDDVELPEDWFLLLGAAVAEYPDAGVWGCKVVDHSNPLLIQNADTHLLAGPGSPTDLARMAPNPFKLSDLHIQTLDSGLFDFLRPCASVTGCCHLFRTETLLDSGDFAIQLSPSQYDDMEHDLRLCEAGLFPVYQGHLTIRHKKRTGAASRTSMQEEGNALGNKYKMQTMHDPAAIKAAMLAEQQFLEADLLAKLDYLDTL